Part of the Polyangiaceae bacterium genome is shown below.
CGCTTGGGCCTGCCCGACGCCCGGACCACTTCGACGTCCACCGCTTGTCCTGAAAAACGGCGCCCAGCCCAGAGCACCGTCGGCGCGGGGATTTTTACTTTTGCTGGGGCATTCGCCACGAGCTGCCACGTCGCATCGATGCCCACTTGCGCCACGCCATTGATGACGACCATGGATTGACCCACGCTGGGACCGCCCATGATCGTCGCTCCTCTCGGAGGCTTCAGCACAGGATCGCTCGGTATGGGTTCGCCCGGTGAAACGAGCGCCGATAACTGAATGGTGAAAGGTTCGCCAACTTCGGGTCGCGTCGTGCTTATGCGCGTTTTGAGCTGCGGTTCGGCAAAAGCAACCTGGCTGGCGCTCGCGATGGCCATGGCCGCCGTGCATGCAGAGACAAACCGCATGGTGCTCATTTGTCCTCCATTACGCGCCTGGTTCGATTCGCTGCTCGGGCTTTCGCTTCCTGCTCCTGATACGTCGGCGCTTCCTCGAATTGATCGAGAATTCGCTCGTCTTGACCTTGTGGCGCTTCTGGTTTCGCCCGCTCCGGCGGTTGAGGCTCGGGGGCGCCGCTGTCTTCACCACCCGCGTCTTGGCCCGCATCCGGCTGCCCGCCGTCGTCGCCGCCGTCGTCTCCGGCATCCTGTCCGCCGTCGTCTCCGGCGTCGCCGCCATCATCGCCATTCGATCCGTCATTGCCTTCGGATCCGTCGCTGGCGTCGTCATTGCCGTCGGGCGAATCTTCGGGTGCATCCGGCGGAGAATCTTCCGGCGCGTCTTGCCCAGCGTCCTTCTGATCTTCGATGCGTCGTAATGCAATCGCCCGATTCCACGCTGCATCGCGACCAATGCCATCGGCTCCCGAGTCTTCGGGCATGCCCGGAATCAAGGCTAAAGCATCGTTGTAATGCTTGACGGCTTCTTCGTATTTGCGACGCAGAAATTCGAGATTGCCGGCAAGGTAATGCGCTCGCGCCCGCAAATCGATCGGTACTTTGGAATCTTCGGCAATCGCTCGCACGACGATGAGCGCACAATCGACCTCGAGCGACCGATTCGCCATGAGCTCTTCTTCGCCCGGACCACCATCGGCGAGCTCTTCCTCGCCAAACCTACGCCCAAATTTTTCTGCGACCGAGAACAGCACCAAACCGAGGTCGAACGAACCGTTGTATTTTTGCCTCACGGTGTCGGGCAAACCAATGCCGCCGTCGCTGCAAGCGCCCGTGCCGAGATACGTTTCGAGCGCCTCCTCGGCAGATTGGAACCTGCCAGCATCGAGATCCGCCAAAGCTTGATCGACCACCGGCGAATTTCGCTCGAAAGGACTGCGCGGATCCCAACCGCTGCATCCGGACGCCAGATACGTTGCACC
Proteins encoded:
- a CDS encoding tetratricopeptide repeat protein; its protein translation is MARSERKNKASPDRFRAWKRYAGAVFVLACFVGGATYLASGCSGWDPRSPFERNSPVVDQALADLDAGRFQSAEEALETYLGTGACSDGGIGLPDTVRQKYNGSFDLGLVLFSVAEKFGRRFGEEELADGGPGEEELMANRSLEVDCALIVVRAIAEDSKVPIDLRARAHYLAGNLEFLRRKYEEAVKHYNDALALIPGMPEDSGADGIGRDAAWNRAIALRRIEDQKDAGQDAPEDSPPDAPEDSPDGNDDASDGSEGNDGSNGDDGGDAGDDGGQDAGDDGGDDGGQPDAGQDAGGEDSGAPEPQPPERAKPEAPQGQDERILDQFEEAPTYQEQEAKARAANRTRRVMEDK